One window from the genome of Periophthalmus magnuspinnatus isolate fPerMag1 chromosome 18, fPerMag1.2.pri, whole genome shotgun sequence encodes:
- the cbln11 gene encoding cerebellin 11 produces MDLNTAVLLLAFGLGSVRSQRGDFTMPDWFQNKLDLILKLEERMKNVDTCCKNLEHLEIRLNATLSEMTRQKDDMDKLKEENEELKKKVGQVSPQVAFSVSLADSGELYKGPCADKTLVFKRVFSNIGNGYNPNTGMFTAPVGGAYFFTFNTFGYNSHTAGAILIKNNDIQISTYEGVSADGADSSTNSVLLTLAPGDTLHLQLWDNGQVFDNGNAHTTFTGFLLHPTTK; encoded by the exons ATGGACCTGAACACGGCTGTTCTGCTGTTGGCTTTTGGGCTGGGTTCTGTCCGGTCACAAAGAGGAGACTTCACCATGCCCGACTGGTTCCAGAACAAACTGGACCTGATTCTGAAGCTGGAGGAGCGGATGAAAAATGTGGACACGTGCTGCAAGAACCTGGAACATCTGGAGATCAGGCTGAACGCCACTTTGTCCGAGATGACGCGGCAGAAGGACGACATGGACAAACTGAAAGAGGAGAACGAAG aactgaagaagaaggtTGGACAAG TCTCCCCACAGGTGGCGTTCTCCGTGTCTCTGGCTGATTCTGGGGAGCTGTACAAAGGCCCATGTGCAGACAAGACCCTGGTGTTTAAACGAGTTTTCTCCAACATCGGGAACGGCTACAACCCCAACACTG GAATGTTCACAGCGCCGGTAGGCGGGGCCTACTTCTTCACCTTTAACACATTTGGCTACAACAGTCACACTGCAGGCGCCATTTTGATCAAGAACAACGACATTCAG ATTTCGACGTACGAGGGCGTGTCTGCGGACGGCGCCGACAGCAGCACTAACTCGGTCCTGTTGACTCTGGCTCCGGGTGATACTCTGCACCTCCAGCTCTGGGACAACGGGCAGGTTTTTGACAACGGCAACGCACACACCACCTTCACCGGGTTCCTCCTTCACCcaacaactaaataa
- the LOC117386145 gene encoding uncharacterized protein LOC117386145, producing the protein MAVAHPWRRPSWSEHENEREEGRRRRLSWMQRVMRWDKMQENEQIDQHEDEKEDEEDEEDEEASDGEMQDKSLETRGKIRGKQEERQDSEEYERANTDQIPQKNHNHGEKDEEAFDGEIQDKRLERNRKIMEKQVERLDCEEYEKTDTDKMSEKSNGFETQDNMERYFQENQDAGGSESFDRENWSELNESECLSYNSDPFRCYEDYEFQEPQSEEQHDVTDDVSDSLEVLRLGLATGGADEALNQNMDHSHFEVHVEQRKTTEQNGVKRFEQDCQFARSGKKSASGVSENEELYDEEVYSPNTEEDEQVDRFKRLMEGGVKSQNDELTTKPKDDSEFENSASTCFENWKRLYVESRHREEDKHQDGSENGEPSYEESNNQNTDKPKDLDVSGIEDLTEGPAQITQGEAEEVATPKDGHSTEEETTTTDEDDDNVGEEDIDCYDLDEIKTYRHDNHANGMFQTLKEFKDAHILTDLELKTTDGKSVQVHAVVLSAVSYAARRCFNQQSSWFWDRKTQVMEVGAEVEFEALEAVVEFAYTGAIQSLNASNVTEIKTAAQCLSASRILEICERERSKNKGKTVPASTELRINLQKMEELWANEMGCDVTLEVISASFQVHKVVLAACSDYFRAMFTLGMRESSQSSVYLQFLSAPELEALLHCSYTGSISLTWNSIFETTSTALQLQNQPALGLCFSFLQQEINPHSCLDVASFAEAFGIIKLLDHAEDYILRQFQKVARTPKFKDLPARTLFKYLNSFSLCVPSELVVFRAVVDWIQAKPKRRLKLAKELMKTIHFPLMTFKEFKEVQALKLWSNHSLQELYEAIFDDFCSNEIETQTKCRIYLPKESLVLSGGDQISEDLGTRSISKDLWFGNSLRNHMGIKKAMEWRRLGEMPQPARFSHEVAVIQGQLYLLGGKKYYGTGDTLNSFFRYDPLENTWEELRSMQQARCSFSVVVFESKLFAIGGKCHPDYIETVEQYCPTANSWSFCCSLDLPLGGHVARVFAGQIFVSGGLNDDYDCLSSMFSYDPDKGSTYLENMTRPRALHCMEAMGDFLYVAGGLSQTDSASIVDMLACEMYNPKEDSWTCFSPLPVPHVGAGSAVLEGKFYVLGGYSQEDYSDTKMVHRYDPAAQLWENMGKMPGPNNDLKACVLSLPEHLRLCPE; encoded by the exons ATGGCTGTGGCTCATCCATGGAGACGTCCGAGCTGGAGTGAACACGAGAACGAGCGAGAGGAGGGCAGACGGCGAAGACTCAGCTGGATGCAAAGAGTGATGCGATGGGACAAAATGCAGGAAAATGAACAGATCGACCAACACGAGGATGaaaaggaggatgaggaggatgaggaggatgaggaggctTCAGATGGAGAGATGCAAGACAAAAGCCTGGAAACACGTGGAAAAATCAGAGGAAAACAAGAAGAAAGACAAGACTCTGAGGAATATGAGCGAGCGAACACGGATCAAATAccccaaaaaaatcacaatcacGGAGAGAAGGATGAAGAGGCTTTTGATGGAGAGATTCAAGACAAAAGATTagaaagaaatagaaaaatCATGGAAAAACAAGTAGAAAGGCTGGATTGTGAGGAATATGAGAAGACGGACACAGATAAAATGTCGGAAAAGTCCAACGGCTTTGAAACCCAAGACAATATGGAGCGTTATTTCCAGGAAAACCAGGACGCCGGCGGAAGTGAGAGTTTTGACAGAGAAAACTGGTCTGAACTGAATGAGTCTGAATGTTTAAGTTATAACTCGGATCCATTTAGATGTTACGAAGATTACGAATTCCAGGAACCACAATCAGAAGAACAACATGACGTTACTGATGATGTTAGCGACAGTTTAGAAGTGCTACGCCTTGGTTTAGCCACAGGGGGCGCAGATGAGGCTCTGAATCAAAATATGGATCACTCTCATTTTGAAGTTCACGTAGAGCAAAGAAAGACGACTGAACAAAATGGCGTCAAACGATTTGAACAAGATTGTCAGTTTGCCCGCTCAGGTAAAAAATCAGCTTCTGGAGTTTCAGAAAATGAGGAACTATATGATGAAGAAGTCTACAGTCCAAACACAGAGGAAGACGAACAGGTGGATAGATTTAAACGTTTAATGGAAGGCGGAGTCAAGTCTCAAAACGATGAACTTACAACTAAACCAAAAGATGATTCAGAGTTTGAGAACTCAGCCTCAACTTGTTTTGAAAATTGGAAACGTTTGTATGTGGAATCCAGACATCGAGAAGAAGACAAACATCAAGATGGTTCAGAAAATGGGGAACCAAGTTATGAAGAATCGAACAATCAAAATACAGACAAACCTAAAGATTTAGATGTGAGTGGAATCGAAGACTTGACAGAAGGTCCAGCCCAAATAACACAAGGAGAAGCTGAGGAAGTCGCCACACCAAAAGACGGACATTCAACAGAAGAAGAGACAACCACAACCGACGAAGACGATGATAATGTGGGCGAGGAAGACATCGACTGCTACGACTTAGATGAAATCAAAACGTACAGACACGACAATCACGCaaatggaatgttccaaactttAAAAGAGTTCAAAGACGCTCACATCCTGACAGATCTTGAACTGAAAACCACAGATGGAAAAAGTGTCCAGGTTCACGCCGTTGTGCTGTCGGCGGTGAGCTACGCCGCGAGGAGGTGCTTCAATCAACAGAGTAGCTGGTTTTGGGACAGAAAGACTCAGGTGATGGAAGTTGGTGCAGAAGTCGAATTCGAAGCCCTGGAAGCAGTGGTTGAGTTTGCCTACACCGGGGCGATCCAAAGTCTTAACGCTTCAAATGTGACTGAGATCAAAACAGCAGCACAATGTTTATCTGCCTCAAGAATCTTAGAAATCTGTGAGAGAGAACGGTCCAAAAACAAAGGGAAAACAGTCCCTGCGTCAACTGAACTGAGAATAAATCTGCAGAAGATGGAAGAGCTCTGGGCGAACGAGATGGGCTGTGATGTCACTCTGGAGGTCATCAGTGCTTCATTTCAAG tgcacAAAGTCGTGCTAGCGGCCTGTAGCGACTATTTCCGCGCGATGTTCACGTTGGGTATGAGAGAATCATCTCAGTCCAGTGTTTACCTCCAGTTCCTCTCAGCTCCAGAACTCGAAGCCCTCCTCCACTGCTCCTACACCGGGTCCATCTCTCTCACCTGGAACAGCATTTTCGAAACCACCAGCACAGCTCTGCAACTGCAAAACCAGCCCGCCCTCGGCCTGTGCTTCAGCTTTCTCCAACAAGAAATAAACCCGCATTCGTGTCTCGATGTGGCGTCTTTTGCAGAAGCTTTTGGTATCATCAAACTCCTTGATCATGCCGAAGATTACATCCTACGCCAGTTTCAGAAAGTAGCGCGTACTCCAAAGTTTAAGGACCTCCCTGCGAGGACTCTTTTCAAGTATCTAAATAGTTTTTCATTGTGTGTACCATCTGAGTTGGTTGTTTTCAGAGCCGTGGTGGACTGGATTCAAGCTAAACCGAAACGAAGGTTAAAGTTAGCCAAAGAACTTATGAAAACAATACACTTTCCACTGATGACATTTAAGGAGTTTAAGGAGGTCCAGGCTCTTAAACTGTGGTCCAATCACAGCTTACAAGAACTTTACGAAGCcatttttgatgatttttgcTCCAATGAAATCGAAACGCAAACCAAATGTCGTATTTATCTGCCAAAGGAGAGTCTGGTCCTGAGCGGAGGTGATCAGATTTCGGAAGATCTGGGAACGCGAAGTATCAGTAAAGATTTGTGGTTTGGGAATTCGTTGAGGAACCACATGGGGATTAAAAAGGCGATGGAGTGGAGGAGGCTGGGCGAGATGCCGCAGCCCGCGCGCTTCAGCCATGAGGTCGCTGTGATCCAAGGACAGCTCTACCTCCTCGGTGGGAAGAAGTATTACGGAACTGGAGATACGCTAAACTCATTTTTCAG ATATGACCCTCTGGAGAACACGTGGGAGGAGCTGAGGTCCATGCAGCAGGCCAGATGCTCCTTCTCTGTGGTCGTGTTTGAGTCAAAGCTGTTCGCCATCGGAGGAAAGTGTCACCCGGACTACATCGAAACAGTGGAACAATACTGCCCCACGGCGAACTCCTGGAG CTTCTGCTGTTCTCTGGATCTGCCACTGGGGGGCCACGTGGCCAGAGTCTTCGCCGGACAGATATTCGTTTCAGGCGGACTCAACGACGACTACGACTGCCTGTCCTCCATGTTCTCGTACGACCCCGACAAAGGCAGCACTTACCTCGAGAACATGACCCGCCCTCGCGCCCTGCACTGCATGGAGGCGATGGGCGACTTCCTGTACGTCGCGGGCGGACTCTCTCAGACGGATAGCGCTAGCATCGTCGATATGCTAGCGTGCGAAATGTACAACCCCAAAGAAGATTCTTGGACATGTTTTTCGCCTCTGCCGGTGCCGCACGTGGGCGCCGGGAGCGCCGTTCTGGAGGGAAAGTTTTATGTTTTGGGCGGGTACAGTCAGGAGGACTACAGCGACACCAAAATGGTCCATCGATACGACCCGGCGGCCCAGCTGTGGGAGAATATGGGCAAAATGCCAGGCCCCAACAACGATTTAAAAGCCTGTGTGCTGAGTTTACCAGAACATCTGAGGCTGTGTCCAGAGTAG
- the si:ch211-63p21.8 gene encoding kelch-like protein 33 has translation MECGGSYLPLEWEEKWRREKERLKRAVEEGGEGAERNKQELKQIVAYNDSKMGLSNARRTRAGPEQVHQDQASDEKTLEYSIRNYPCDIFGILDNFRKTGILTDLNLILENGQNYLVHRAVLAAVSASVRNRLPKEKSLTCWSLNLGSEVDPVGLEAVLELAYTGAVPSLNEENVESVIAAARVMEIHRLMEVCGKKTSGQQDGGRAEELEKTLEEMERLRRGQEGCDVALDVSGVFYHVHRAIMAAGSDFFRGMFTSGMRESGLGCIALPFLFAPELEALIVCSYTGRLRLNWDCVFEIACTALQLQFSPALSLCFKFMHEQIDANSCLDLISFAEAYGVTDLLDHAKDFVLRNFWEVSGTVKFLDLSAEKLFDFLKCDGLCAPSELAVFRAVISWIEASPEERLNQASLLMSAVRFPLMTFREFREVRAINLRMESARNRTDVELYLAALKEFANQETQAKCRVRTPKRALVVVGGDQLHPDTGRRVASAEVWFAHRLRSGTGLVKHVEWRKLAQIPDQPKFRHGVAALGEKLYVIGGCYFYTKHDIMKSAYRFDPEQNSWRRLADMKEFRSNFSLITNEGRLFAIGGDKEINANVESVETYDPDTDSWSFVHPLDQPLSGQAATVCNGAIFISGGFNCKYECLVSLFLYHPEGGSTYLSDMTFDRAQHTMEVLRGCLYVAGGVCNLRKFYTDQLVCETYCPSTDSWSVFVNLPVPHVGAPSAVLEDKLYVLGGYSQEDYTESGLVHRFDPSTNRWENVGRLPGAVTDIRACLIHLPSHFRQ, from the exons ATGGAGTGTGGCGGGTCGTATCTGCCTCTGGAATGGGAGGAGaaatggaggagggagaaggaacgCTTAAAAAGAGCGgtagaagaaggaggagaaggtgcAGAGAGAAACAAGCAAGAGCTCAAACAAATAGTGGCCTACAATGATTCCAAGATGGGACTGTCCAATGCCAGGAGAACCCGAGCCGGCCCCGAGCAAGTCCACCAAGACCAAGCATCCGACGAGAAAACTCTGGAGTACAGCATCAGGAATTATCCTTGTGACATATTTGGGATTTTGGACAATTTCCGAAAGACGGGAATTCTTACCGACTTGAATTTAATCTTGGAAAATGGACAAAATTACCTCGTGCACAGGGCTGTACTCGCCGCTGTCAGCGCCTCTGTGCGTAACAGACTTCCTAAAGAGAAAAGTTTGACTTGTTGGTCTTTAAATTTGGGTTCTGAAGTGGATCCCGTTGGACTCGAGGCTGTTCTGGAGTTGGCCTACACTGGTGCAGTCCCGTCTTTGAATGAGGAAAATGTAGAGTCTGTCATCGCCGCCGCTAGAGTCATGGAAATACACAGACTGATggaggtttgtggtaaaaaaacaaGTGGACAACAAGATGGCGGCCGggcagaagagctggagaagactCTAGAAGAGATGGAGCGGCtcaggagaggacaggagggcTGTGACGTTGCGCTGGACGTCAGTGGAGTTTTCTATCACG TGCACAGAGCCATCATGGCCGCCGGCAGTGACTTCTTCCGCGGGATGTTCACCAGTGGAATGAGGGAGTCCGGTCTTGGTTGCATCGCTCTCCCGTTCCTGTTTGCTCCAGAACTTGAGGCTCTCATCGTTTGTTCCTACACCGGACGCCTCCGCCTGAACTGGGACTGCGTCTTTGAAATCGCCTGCactgcgctccagctccagttCTCTCCAGCGCTGTCTTTATGTTTCAAATTCATGCACGAACAAATAGACGCTAACTCGTGTTTGGATCTGATCTCTTTTGCCGAGGCGTACGGCGTGACCGACCTACTGGACCACGCTAAAGACTTTGTTTTAAGGAATTTTTGGGAAGTGTCTGGAACCGTGAAATTCTTAGATCTGTCTGCAGAAAAACTGTTTGATTTTCTGAAATGCGACGGATTGTGCGCGCCGTCCGAGCTAGCCGTATTTCGCGCGGTGATTTCTTGGATCGAAGCTAGCCCAGAGGAGAGACTAAACCAAGCTAGCTTACTTATGTCCGCCGTTCGTTTTCCTTTGATGACTTTTAGGGAGTTTCGAGAAGTCCGAGCGATCAACTTGCGAATGGAGAGCGCACGAAACAGAACAGACGTTGAACTGTACCTGGCGGCGCTCAAAGAATTTGCCAACCAGGAAACGCAAGCGAAATGCAGAGTCCGAACACCAAAAAGAGCTTTGGTTGTGGTGGGAGGAGACCAGCTTCATCCGGACACGGGGCGGCGGGTGGCGAGCGCAGAGGTGTGGTTCGCTCACCGTCTGCGCAGCGGCACAGGGCTGGTCAAACACGTGGAGTGGAGGAAACTCGCACAGATCCCAGATCAGCCCAAGTTCAGACACGGCGTCGCAGCTTTGGGAGAAAAACTCTACGTGATCGGAGGATGTTACTTCTACACGAAACACGACATCATGAAGTCAGCCTACAG GTTTGACCCCGAGCAGAACAGCTGGAGGAGACTGGCCGACATGAAGGAGTTTAGAAGTAACTTTTCTTTAATTACAAACGAAGGACGGCTGTTTGCGATCGGCGGCGATAAGGAGATCAACGCCAACGTGGAGTCAGTGGAGACGTACGACCCGGACACGGACAGCTGGAG TTTCGTCCACCCTCTGGACCAGCCACTGAGCGGTCAAGCTGCCACTGTCTGTAACGGCGCTATATTCATTTCTGGaggtttcaactgtaaatacGAGTGCCTTGTGTCGCTGTTCCTGTACCATCCTGAAGGAGGCTCCACCTACCTGTCCGACATGACCTTTGACCGCGCTCAGCACACCATGGAGGTGCTCCGCGGGTGCCTCTACGTCGCCGGTGGAGTTTGCAATCTGAGAAAATTTTACACCGACCAACTCGTGTGCGAAACGTACTGTCCGAGCACCGACTCCTGGAGTGTTTTTGTGAACCTGCCTGTCCCGCACGTcggagcgccctctgctgttctGGAGGATAAACTGTATGTCTTAGGAGGGTACAGTCAGGAGGACTACACGGAGTCAGGGCTCGTGCATCGTTTTGACCCCAGTACAAACCGATGGGAGAATGTGGGGAGGCTTCCAGGAGCTGTGACCGACATCAGGGCGTGTTTAATACATCTGCCAAGTcatttcagacaataa